TTCATCCACTCCAGCAGGGAAATCGCGCGGGCGCGGTCTGCCTCAGGGAAGACTTTAAACAGCGACTTCAGCGTGGAGGTCTGGCTCAGGCGGCCCAGCAGCACGTTAGTCAGCACGTCCAGTCTTGGCACCAGGCAGAAGTCCTGAAAGATCATGCCGCACTCGGTGCGCCACTGGTTAAGGGCGCGGCCGCTGAGTTTAGACACATCGTGCGGCATCCCGACTTCCGGAAAGCTGAGGATCTCGCCCGACGTGGCAGAGTGGGTACCGTTAAGAATATGCAGCAGCGTGGATTTACCCGCGCCAGAGCGGCCAATCACGCCAACCAGCTCACCGGCATGCAGGTCGAAGTTAATGTCGTGCAGCACCTTCTGGTGCGCGTTATAGGCCTTACTCAGGTTCTTAACGCTCAGGACCTTACGTCCCGGGGCTGGCGCAAACTGCGGCAGGGACTCCAGGTCGGAGTGGGTGACAACGGCAAGGGATCTGTTCATGACCATTCCAAATGAGTTAGCGAAGCTGGCCCTATTTATCGTGGTGTTGTGTGACTTTTTGATTACGGCTAAAAGAACAAATAATGAACGCCGTGAAAATTCGCTCGTCGATCATCTCGATGAGTTACCGAAGGCGGGGCTGACAGAAGAGTGGCGGGCAGGCGGCTAAAAATGTAAAAAAACCACCTGATGCGCTTTGCACAAGAGGTGGTTGAGTTAGAGCTGAATCAACTAGATGGCAAGGAGGTCGAAGGTGTCCGGGTCTGGCCCCAGGCGTTTATTGCTATCAAGCTTCGCTATTTCAGCCAGCTCTTCTTTATCAAGGCGGAAATCAAACACGTTAAAGTTTTCGGCAATTCGGGCAGGGGTGACCGATTTCGGGATAACCACCAGGCCGCTGTCGAGGTGCCAGCGAATGACGACCTGAGCAGGCGTTTTGCCATATTTGTCCGCTAAATCGCGAATGATTTTCTGATCAAAAACGCCTTCGCCGCCTTGAGCCAGCGGGCTCCAGGACTCCGTCTGGATCTTATGGGTGGCGTTCCACGCGTGAAGCTGGCGCTGCTGCAGCAGAGGATGCAGCTCTATCTGGTTGATCACCGGGCTGACGCCGGTTTCGTCGATCAGGCGCTGAAGATGATTAATATTGAAGTTGCACACCCCGATACTCTTCACCAGCCCCTCTTTTTGCAGCTCAATCAGCCCTTTCCAGGCTTCGAGGTAGTGATCTTTACTCGGCACCGGCCAGTGCAGCAGATAGAGATCGACATAGTCGAGCTGCAGCTTCTCAAGGCTGTCTTCCAGCGCCTGACGAGGACGCTGCTGGTCGCTGTTCCAAAGTTTGGTGGTGATAAACAGATCGTCACGCGCCAGGCCTGCGCTCTTCAGCGCGGCACCCACGCCGTCCTCGTTTTTGTAGGCTGCGGCCGTGTCAATGGAGCGGTAACCCACCTCCAGCGCTTTCTCAATGGCGGCCTTAACCTGGTCGTTACTGGCCTGCCAGACGCCAAGCCCAAGCTGCGGCATTACGTGGCCATCGTGGAGCTTGACTAAGGTTGGATGAGTCATACGTACCTCCTTAATAGTGCGAAAAACACCGGGCAAGCCCGGTGAAAGTTTTTTATTAAGTCTAGTAGAAACTCTGGAAGCCAAAGGTGAGAAGTTCGATTCTCTTAGCGAGCGGCTTCGTAAATGCGGCGGCTGACGTCCAGCGTGATGTCCTGATGTTCACCCAGCGTAGTCATGCCTTTTTCTTCCAGTTTCACCAGCAGAGCAGGGATGGAGCTGCCGTCCAGACCGTAGGCGGACAGGCGGGTAGCGGTGCCCATTTTCTCGAAGAAATTACGCGTTGCTTCGATAGCGGCATCAATACGTTCTTCTTCGCTGCCGGAAGTGATATTCCAGACGCGCTCTGCATACTGCAGCAGTTTGGCGTGCTTCTCTTTACGTTTTTCATTCATCAGAGAAGGCAACACCACGGCCAGCGTTTGGGCGTGATCCAGGCCGTGCATCGCGGTCAGCTCGTGACCCAGCATATGGGTGGCCCAGTCCTGCGGCACGCCGGCACCGATCAGGCCGTTCAGCGCCATAGTTGCCGCCCACATCACGTTGGCGCGGACGTCATAGTTTTCCGGATCTTTCAGCGCTTTCGGGCCGTCTTCGATAAGCGTCAGCAAAATGCCTTCGGCGAAACGGTCCTGAACCTTGGCGTTAACCGGGTAGGTCAAATACTGCTCGATGGTGTGAACGAAAGCGTCCACCACGCCGTTAGCCACCTGTTTAGGCGGCAGGGTATAGGTGTAAACCGGATCCAGAACCGCAAATACAGGCTGCACGAAATCAGACATGAAAGCCTGTTTGTCACCGGTAGAACGGCGGGAAACCACGGCGCCTTTGTTGGACTCTGAGCCGGTTGCCGGCAGCGTCAGCACCGAGCCCATTGGGATCGCGCTTTTTACGTCGTTGCCGCGGGTCAGCAGAATGTTCCAGGGATCGATATCCTGCGGATAGTGAGCCGCAGCGGCGATGAATTTAGTGCCGTCGAGTACGGAGCCGCCGCCGACTGCCAGCAGGAAAGTCACGTTTTCTTTACGCGCAATTTCCACGGCTTTCATCAGCGTTTCGTAAGACGGGTTAGGTTCGATGCCGCCGAACTCCAGCACGTCGAAGCCTTTCAGCGCCTCTTTCACCTGGCCCAGTACGCCGGTTTTAATGACGCTGCCGCCGCCGTAGGTAATCAGGACGCGAGCGTCCGCTGGGATCTGGTCACGCAGTTCTGCCAGGGAGCCTTTACCAAACAGGATGCGGGTAGGAGTATGAAGATTGAAATTATTCATGAGGGTTTTCCCGTTCGTTATTAGATGAGTCACATTGCTAAATCTGATGACGTCTATTGTGGTCCGCCACCCTGTCTCTCTCAATGCATATTCCTGCCTTTATCTTGCCTGTTTCTCCAAACGACTGGAGAAATCAGAGGATTCGTCGCACACTGGCGGCCGGATTAAAAGCGCCGTGGAGACGTAAGCATGAACCGCCAGGCTATCTGCCATGAGCTGACGGGTAAAATCAATCAGCTGATTTTAAAAGAAAAGAGTGGTGAATTTTTTGATGGCGTGCGGCTGCTGTACGGCACCAGGCCGCTGGCACGCACCCCGGTAATGTACGATCCGGGCATTGTTTTTCTCTTTTCGGGCCATAAAACGGGTTATCTCAACGACCGCGTATTCCGCTACGACGCTAACGAATACCTGCTTCTGACGGTGCCGTTGCCCTTTGAATGTGAGACGTTTGCGACCCCTGACGTACCGCTTGCCGGGATGCGCGTTAAGGTGGATATCCAGCAGCTGCAGGATTTGCTGATGGACATCGGCGAGGATGACCTCTTCCGCCCGCACTCCTGCACCGATGGGATCAACTCCGCCGAACTGTCGGAAGAGATTCTCTGCGCCACCGAGCGGCTGCTGGACGTCCTGGATCGTCCTCTTGATGCCAGAGTGCTGGGTAAACAGATTATCCGCGAGATCCTCTACCACGTGCTGACGGGGCCAAGCGGCGGCGCGCTGTTGGCGCTGGTTAGCCGTCAGACTCATTTTAGCCTCATCAGCCGGGTGCTGCGTCGTATTGAAAATCAGTACACCGAGAACCTGTCGGTGGACCAGCTGGCGGCCGAGGCCAACATGAGCGTTTCGGCGTTCCACCATAACTTTAAGTCGGTGACCAGCACCTCGCCGCTGCAGTACCTGAAAAGCTATCGCCTGCATAAGGCAAGAATGTTAATGCTGCATGACGGGATGAAGGCAAGCGCGGCCGCCATTCGCGTGGGCTACGAAAGCGCTTCTCAGTTTAGCCGGGAGTTTAAGCGCTACTTTGGCGTCACGCCGGGGGAAGATATGGCGCGGATGCGGGTTATCTAAGCGGGCGAAGAGCGAATAAACCTGTCTTATCCGCTCTGACTGAGTTAGCGGCGATTATGCGGCGCTAACTTTTTTTTTCAGCACCACAAACAGCGTGCCGACGAGGCCGAAAACCAGCAGGGCAATCGGCAGGATCATCAGGAAGGTCATCACCTGATCTTCATGACGCTTAACAAAGGGGATCATGCTGAGCGCGTAGCCCATGCTGATAACCACGCCCACCCACAGCAGCCCGCTAAGCCAGTTAAAGAACTGAAAACGGCGGTTGCTGAGGCCGGATATTCCCGCCATGGTTGGCAGCAGCGTACGAACAAAGGCCAGGAAGCGGCCGGCGAGAAGCGCCAGCAGACCATGACGTTCAAACATCTGGGTGGCGCGCTGGTGGTACTGAGTCGGCAGCTGCTTAAGCCAGCCTTTCACGGTGCGGGTGTTGCCGAGCCAGCGGCCTTGCAGATAGCTTAACCAGCAGCCGAGGCTCGCGGCGATGGTTAAAATCACCAGCGTCGGCACAAAGCCCATCACCCCTTTCGCGATAAGCGCGCCTGCGAGCAGCAGCAGGCTATCTCCCGGTAAAAACGACGCGGGAAGCAATCCATTTTCCAGAAATAACGTCGCAAACATGACGCAATAGACAACGCCAATGACGTGTGGGTCGGCAAGCGCGGCAAAATCGTGGTGCCAAAGTGCCTCAACAATATTTTGTATAACAGCCATGGGTATTCCTGTGGAACCGCTTATTGAGTTCGCCCTGATTGTTGCAGCCGCAACTTAGGTTCACCTTAATTTCTACACATTGTACCGCTAAAATGTCTATGACGCTTTGATCACAGGCTCAACAAAACGTCGATGATGGCAAAAAAGCGCCACGACAGGCGCTAAACGGACATTTCAGGCAATGCGCTGGAAACCTGCATCCAGATCGGCAATCAGATCGTCCACGTTCTCCAGGCCGATATGAAGGCGAACCAGGGTGCCGCTGAAGTCAACGCCGCCGGCGGGGCGGATCCCGGCCAGCTCATCAGGCTGATTAGCGAGAATAAGCGATTCATAGCCGCCCCAGGAATAGGCCATGCTGAAATACTCGAAATGATTGAGGTACTGTTCATACTCCGCATCGCTGAGCCGTTTTTTCAGGACAAACGAGAACAGCCCGCTGCTGCCCGTAAAGTCACGTTTCCAGAATTCATGTCCTTTACTGCCGGGAAGCGCCGGATGGTTCACTCGCTCTACCTGCGGATGACGGGCCAGCCATTCCGCTACTTTCAGGCTGCTTTCGTGATGCTGGCGCAGGCGAACGCCCAGCGTGCGAAGGCCACGGCTGGTCATATAAGCGGTGTCTGCATCCAGCATCTGTCCCATCAGATAGGCGTTTTCCCGCAGCTGCTCCCAGCACCGTGCATTGGAGACCGCGGTACCGACCATGGCATCCGAGTGGCCAATCAAATATTTGGTGCCCGCCTGAATGGAAATATCGATACCGAACGTCAGCGCCTTAAACAGCACGCCCGCCGCCCAGGTGTTGTCGATCATAATGATAGCGTCGGGGGCTTTTCGCCTTACCGCTGCGACAATAGCCGGTATATCGTGGACTTCCATGGTGATTGAGCCGGGCGACTCCAGGAAAACGACTCTGGTGTTGGGCTGAATCAGGTCGGCAATCCCGGCGCCGATATCCGGCGCAAACCAGCTGGTGCTGACCCCAAGTTTTGAGAGAATTTTGGTACAGAAGTCCTGGGTGGGCTCGTAGGCGGTTTCGGTGACCAGAACGTGATCGCCCTGCTCAACAAAAGCCAGAATCGTATTGGCGACCGCCGCGGCTCCGCAGGGGAAGAGGGCGCAGCCGGCGCCGCCTTCCAGCTCGCACATCGCTTCCTGCAAAGAGAAATGGGTCAGCGTGCCGCGACGGCCGTAGAACAGCTCGCCTTTGGCGCGATTGGCGGTGGCCTGTTTTTTGGCCTCAACGCTTTCAAAGACCAGGGAGGAGGCGCGCTGGATGACGCTGTTCACTGAGCCCTGGGTAAACTTCTTGCTGCGCCCGGCGTTCACCAGCGCCGTGTCGATGTGTTTTTCCGCCATGTTCACTTCCCCGTCTAACCATCTGGATGTCTGGACGTAAATTAACACAAAATGCGCAAAGGGCATCATGGCGTTTTTTCAGGATGGTGAAAAAGTCGACGCGAAGCTTTTCCTGCGTAAGCGCAAGGAATGGTTCAAAAATTTCTGGCACTCTGCAAATACTAATGAGAACGACTATCAATTCGATAGTTTTTTGATATATTAGTCTCAGTTTTGACATTTATTTCTCGCTGGAGCGTAAGACGTGACGAGTAATCTGATGCAGACGGATCTGTCCGTTTGGGGCATGTATCAGCATGCTGACATCGTAGTTAAGATCGTGATGATTGGCCTGATTCTGGCCTCCGTTGTCACCTGGGCCATCTTTTTCAGTAAGAGCGTTGAGCTGCTCACCCAGAAACGTCGCCTCAAGCGCGAGCAGCAGCAGCTGGCGAACGTCCGCTCGCTCAATGAAGCGAGCAGCGTGGCGGAAGCGTTCAACGGTAAAAGCCTCAGCACGCTGTTAATTAATGAAGCTCAGAATGAACTGGAACTCTCGGCCGGCGTTGAGGACAACGAAGGTATCAAAGATCGTACCGGCTTCCGTCTGGAACGTCGTGTGGCCGCCGTTGGTCGCCATATGGGACGTGGAAACGGC
This region of Cedecea lapagei genomic DNA includes:
- the metC gene encoding cystathionine beta-lyase — protein: MAEKHIDTALVNAGRSKKFTQGSVNSVIQRASSLVFESVEAKKQATANRAKGELFYGRRGTLTHFSLQEAMCELEGGAGCALFPCGAAAVANTILAFVEQGDHVLVTETAYEPTQDFCTKILSKLGVSTSWFAPDIGAGIADLIQPNTRVVFLESPGSITMEVHDIPAIVAAVRRKAPDAIIMIDNTWAAGVLFKALTFGIDISIQAGTKYLIGHSDAMVGTAVSNARCWEQLRENAYLMGQMLDADTAYMTSRGLRTLGVRLRQHHESSLKVAEWLARHPQVERVNHPALPGSKGHEFWKRDFTGSSGLFSFVLKKRLSDAEYEQYLNHFEYFSMAYSWGGYESLILANQPDELAGIRPAGGVDFSGTLVRLHIGLENVDDLIADLDAGFQRIA
- a CDS encoding AraC family transcriptional regulator — protein: MNRQAICHELTGKINQLILKEKSGEFFDGVRLLYGTRPLARTPVMYDPGIVFLFSGHKTGYLNDRVFRYDANEYLLLTVPLPFECETFATPDVPLAGMRVKVDIQQLQDLLMDIGEDDLFRPHSCTDGINSAELSEEILCATERLLDVLDRPLDARVLGKQIIREILYHVLTGPSGGALLALVSRQTHFSLISRVLRRIENQYTENLSVDQLAAEANMSVSAFHHNFKSVTSTSPLQYLKSYRLHKARMLMLHDGMKASAAAIRVGYESASQFSREFKRYFGVTPGEDMARMRVI
- the dkgA gene encoding 2,5-didehydrogluconate reductase DkgA gives rise to the protein MTHPTLVKLHDGHVMPQLGLGVWQASNDQVKAAIEKALEVGYRSIDTAAAYKNEDGVGAALKSAGLARDDLFITTKLWNSDQQRPRQALEDSLEKLQLDYVDLYLLHWPVPSKDHYLEAWKGLIELQKEGLVKSIGVCNFNINHLQRLIDETGVSPVINQIELHPLLQQRQLHAWNATHKIQTESWSPLAQGGEGVFDQKIIRDLADKYGKTPAQVVIRWHLDSGLVVIPKSVTPARIAENFNVFDFRLDKEELAEIAKLDSNKRLGPDPDTFDLLAI
- the exbB gene encoding tol-pal system-associated acyl-CoA thioesterase, whose amino-acid sequence is MTSNLMQTDLSVWGMYQHADIVVKIVMIGLILASVVTWAIFFSKSVELLTQKRRLKREQQQLANVRSLNEASSVAEAFNGKSLSTLLINEAQNELELSAGVEDNEGIKDRTGFRLERRVAAVGRHMGRGNGFLATIGAISPFVGLFGTVWGIMNSFIGIAQSQTTNLAVVAPGIAEALLATAIGLVAAIPAVVIYNIFARMIGSYKASLSDVAAQVLLLQSRDLDLDGTAQPRPVRNTQQLRVG
- the yqhD gene encoding alcohol dehydrogenase, with the translated sequence MNNFNLHTPTRILFGKGSLAELRDQIPADARVLITYGGGSVIKTGVLGQVKEALKGFDVLEFGGIEPNPSYETLMKAVEIARKENVTFLLAVGGGSVLDGTKFIAAAAHYPQDIDPWNILLTRGNDVKSAIPMGSVLTLPATGSESNKGAVVSRRSTGDKQAFMSDFVQPVFAVLDPVYTYTLPPKQVANGVVDAFVHTIEQYLTYPVNAKVQDRFAEGILLTLIEDGPKALKDPENYDVRANVMWAATMALNGLIGAGVPQDWATHMLGHELTAMHGLDHAQTLAVVLPSLMNEKRKEKHAKLLQYAERVWNITSGSEEERIDAAIEATRNFFEKMGTATRLSAYGLDGSSIPALLVKLEEKGMTTLGEHQDITLDVSRRIYEAAR
- the phnC gene encoding phosphonate ABC transporter ATP-binding protein → MNRSLAVVTHSDLESLPQFAPAPGRKVLSVKNLSKAYNAHQKVLHDINFDLHAGELVGVIGRSGAGKSTLLHILNGTHSATSGEILSFPEVGMPHDVSKLSGRALNQWRTECGMIFQDFCLVPRLDVLTNVLLGRLSQTSTLKSLFKVFPEADRARAISLLEWMNMLPHALQRAENLSGGQMQRVAICRALMQNPGILLADEPVASLDPKNTQRIMKVLREVGEQGISVMVNLHSIELVKEYCTRVIGVAKGHIVFDGHPSMLTDDVLHLLYGDEINQVH
- the yghB gene encoding DedA family general envelope maintenance protein YghB, which translates into the protein MAVIQNIVEALWHHDFAALADPHVIGVVYCVMFATLFLENGLLPASFLPGDSLLLLAGALIAKGVMGFVPTLVILTIAASLGCWLSYLQGRWLGNTRTVKGWLKQLPTQYHQRATQMFERHGLLALLAGRFLAFVRTLLPTMAGISGLSNRRFQFFNWLSGLLWVGVVISMGYALSMIPFVKRHEDQVMTFLMILPIALLVFGLVGTLFVVLKKKVSAA